A genomic window from Alkalihalobacillus sp. AL-G includes:
- a CDS encoding TOMM precursor leader peptide-binding protein, whose translation MTAVVGIVGKGMLADYACEKLSSKYEIVRCTDFEAGVPENADLVLVLHDVWLPTVHQQAEEVLRSRGIPWIRGFVSFGEGVIGPMVLPDVPGCSQCADTRRLKAGRDRKEMWEILQERKQNNEITSDVWASHTGLLQIACLLVAEVQKALEGSLTNSEGRMVLVNLQTLESSCHFILPDSLCPVCSPLPDDSAEEARISLNPSPKASTDSYRCRRLADLKNVLVKDYLDHRTGLFNGKMHDSVPPFADVIVNLPLMNADEGVAGRTHSYEHSEMTAILEGLERSCGIAPGGKRTVVHDSFRNLMDQALNPVSVGVHEKEQYTREGFPFTPFSPDQKTDWVWGYSFTQERPILVPERLAYYSLGCGHEFVYETSNGCALGGSLEEAIFYGLLEVVERDSFLMTWYARLPLPRIDPYSTDDKELKLMVDRIRAVGGYDIHLFNSTMEHGIPSVWAMAKNQKEEGLNLICAAGAHLDPIRAVKSSLHELAAMMLTLDEKFEENHDEIVKMLHDSSLVKEMDDHGMLYGLPQVEERLKFLLDDDRPLRTFSDEFKWQSQHTDLTDDLRDILHIFRELDLDVIVVDQTTQEISRNGLSCVKVLIPGMLPMTFGHHLTRLTGLERVLKVPSELGYVEKPITFEQLNPYPHPFP comes from the coding sequence GTGACTGCGGTTGTAGGGATTGTCGGAAAGGGAATGTTGGCGGACTATGCTTGTGAAAAATTGTCCTCAAAGTACGAGATAGTCCGTTGCACTGATTTTGAAGCGGGAGTCCCTGAAAATGCTGATTTGGTTTTAGTGTTACATGATGTATGGCTCCCAACTGTTCATCAACAGGCAGAAGAAGTATTACGATCGCGAGGCATCCCCTGGATACGTGGTTTCGTTTCATTTGGTGAAGGGGTTATCGGGCCGATGGTGCTTCCTGATGTACCTGGATGCTCCCAGTGTGCGGATACGCGACGTCTCAAGGCAGGCCGTGATCGAAAAGAGATGTGGGAGATCCTACAGGAACGGAAGCAGAACAACGAAATAACATCTGATGTATGGGCATCACATACGGGATTACTTCAGATAGCTTGCCTTCTAGTGGCAGAGGTGCAGAAGGCTTTGGAAGGTAGTTTGACCAACTCGGAAGGAAGGATGGTTTTAGTAAACCTGCAAACATTGGAGAGTTCCTGCCATTTCATTTTACCGGATTCGTTGTGTCCGGTATGTAGTCCGTTACCTGATGACTCAGCGGAAGAGGCTCGAATTTCTCTTAATCCAAGTCCGAAAGCCAGTACGGATAGTTACCGATGCCGTCGATTGGCTGACCTGAAAAACGTACTTGTGAAAGACTACCTTGATCATCGGACTGGATTGTTCAACGGTAAAATGCACGACTCAGTGCCGCCGTTTGCTGATGTAATTGTAAATCTCCCATTGATGAACGCGGATGAAGGAGTAGCAGGGCGGACTCATTCATATGAACATAGTGAGATGACAGCTATTTTAGAAGGGTTGGAACGGTCTTGCGGGATTGCGCCCGGTGGAAAACGTACTGTAGTTCATGATAGTTTCCGCAACTTAATGGATCAGGCTCTGAATCCCGTATCAGTAGGGGTGCATGAGAAAGAACAGTATACTCGGGAAGGCTTTCCATTTACACCATTCAGTCCCGATCAGAAAACGGATTGGGTATGGGGATATTCTTTTACGCAAGAACGTCCAATTTTGGTTCCAGAACGCCTTGCGTATTACAGCTTGGGCTGCGGGCATGAATTTGTTTATGAAACCTCGAATGGATGCGCATTAGGCGGTAGTTTGGAGGAAGCGATTTTCTATGGCCTTTTGGAGGTGGTGGAGCGTGACTCGTTCTTGATGACGTGGTATGCCCGGCTGCCACTCCCTCGAATTGATCCTTATTCCACTGATGACAAGGAATTGAAGTTGATGGTAGACCGTATCCGAGCGGTTGGAGGGTATGATATCCATCTGTTTAACTCGACGATGGAACACGGAATTCCAAGTGTTTGGGCGATGGCTAAAAATCAGAAGGAAGAGGGATTGAACCTCATCTGTGCCGCTGGAGCTCATCTAGACCCGATTCGGGCAGTGAAAAGCTCACTCCATGAATTGGCAGCGATGATGCTGACCCTCGACGAGAAATTTGAAGAGAACCATGATGAGATTGTGAAAATGCTCCATGATTCTTCCTTGGTAAAAGAGATGGATGATCACGGGATGTTGTACGGCTTGCCGCAAGTAGAAGAGCGCTTGAAGTTTTTATTGGATGATGATCGTCCTTTGCGTACGTTCAGCGATGAGTTCAAATGGCAGTCGCAGCATACAGACTTGACCGATGATCTTAGGGACATTCTTCACATATTTCGGGAATTGGATCTTGATGTGATTGTGGTGGACCAGACAACACAGGAAATCAGCCGGAACGGATTGTCTTGTGTGAAAGTGCTGATTCCAGGCATGTTACCGATGACATTCGGGCATCACCTCACCCGTTTGACAGGTCTGGAACGGGTGTTGAAAGTACCGTCAGAACTTGGGTATGTGGAAAAACCAATTACATTTGAACAGCTTAATCCATATCCGCATCCGTTTCCATAA
- a CDS encoding putative thiazole-containing bacteriocin maturation protein, whose amino-acid sequence MKNLTHSMRPKVKRDTFFLPDSNSGVYFRNNSSSFRMQGSTIDQWIEKLIPMFNGESTLGDLTDGLPGPYRERVYEITEVLYRNGFVRDVSQDRPHQLSEQVLEKYASQIEFLDSLGESGASRFQMYRQAKVLAIGSGSFFVSLVSALIESGLPKFHILVTDSVSTNRFRIKELIEHTRRTVPEAAIEEVNLLEDVESSWREAIQPFDSILYVSEVGDVEQLRVLNRICGDEKKRLIPAMLLDHVGLAGPLVDAESEGCWESAWRSIHRSVFSRDTNIHSCSSPAGAMLANVIVFELFKRNTGVTELDSMNRFFLLNLETLEGKWHSYKSHPFVTDRTSAEWVEDINLRLTQTVGKNNKDPLFLYFSQLTSAVSGIFHIWEEGDLKQLPLAQCLVQVVDPKSEGPADLLPKHVCSELTHEQARREAGLIGIETYVTQMIDQFVPPPPFDQDRGLKPQEFVGVGAGESFAEGVCRGLQTYLFEVFKKKADHKTTVSPVKVNSVEDDHCRFYLEALTKTHGAPIIGLGEEVSGFPVVWVGSDDNWYGSVGLNETLALRNALQHALLKAQNELDYDTRKALEFSQVPQEQTEQRSIDIRACKDHEQTEILRSAIQVLENNQKRLLVFELMLEPMLKKEILSVFGVLLREEASR is encoded by the coding sequence TACCGATGTTTAACGGTGAGAGTACATTGGGGGATTTGACCGACGGATTGCCGGGTCCATACCGTGAGCGAGTATATGAAATTACAGAAGTTTTGTATCGAAACGGGTTTGTTCGGGATGTTAGCCAAGACCGTCCACATCAGCTGTCGGAGCAGGTTCTGGAAAAATATGCTTCTCAAATTGAATTTTTGGACAGTTTAGGCGAGTCGGGGGCTTCCCGCTTTCAAATGTACCGTCAGGCTAAAGTGCTGGCGATCGGCTCTGGTTCTTTTTTCGTTTCATTAGTTTCTGCGTTGATTGAGTCTGGGTTACCGAAATTCCATATTCTGGTTACGGACTCTGTGTCGACGAACCGGTTTCGGATAAAAGAGTTGATAGAGCATACTCGTAGAACCGTTCCTGAAGCAGCGATAGAAGAGGTCAATCTCCTAGAGGATGTGGAGAGTTCCTGGAGAGAGGCCATACAGCCGTTTGATTCGATTTTATATGTGTCGGAGGTAGGGGATGTAGAGCAGCTTCGAGTCCTTAATAGGATTTGTGGGGATGAGAAAAAGCGATTGATTCCCGCGATGTTATTGGACCATGTAGGTCTTGCGGGTCCGCTCGTAGATGCAGAATCAGAGGGTTGTTGGGAGTCTGCATGGCGGTCGATACACCGATCCGTATTTTCCAGGGATACGAATATACACTCCTGCTCCTCACCAGCAGGAGCCATGCTAGCCAATGTGATTGTTTTTGAATTATTTAAAAGGAATACCGGCGTGACCGAATTGGATTCAATGAATCGCTTCTTCCTTCTAAATCTTGAGACCCTGGAAGGAAAATGGCATTCTTATAAGTCGCATCCTTTTGTAACGGATCGAACCTCTGCTGAATGGGTTGAAGATATCAATCTACGGCTAACACAGACCGTGGGCAAAAATAATAAGGATCCGTTGTTCCTATATTTCAGCCAACTGACATCGGCAGTATCAGGGATTTTCCATATTTGGGAGGAGGGGGATCTAAAACAATTGCCTCTAGCTCAGTGCCTTGTACAGGTAGTCGATCCGAAGTCAGAAGGACCTGCCGATCTGCTACCCAAGCATGTTTGTTCAGAACTGACGCATGAGCAGGCACGGCGAGAAGCCGGGCTCATAGGAATTGAGACGTATGTTACACAAATGATTGATCAGTTCGTTCCACCCCCACCGTTTGATCAGGATCGTGGGTTAAAACCTCAAGAATTTGTCGGTGTCGGGGCGGGTGAATCGTTTGCGGAAGGTGTTTGTCGCGGGCTGCAAACGTATTTGTTTGAGGTTTTCAAGAAAAAGGCCGACCATAAGACGACTGTTTCTCCGGTAAAGGTGAATTCGGTCGAAGATGATCATTGCCGTTTTTATTTGGAAGCGCTGACCAAGACACATGGAGCTCCTATTATCGGCTTAGGTGAAGAAGTTTCTGGTTTCCCAGTCGTTTGGGTCGGTTCGGATGATAACTGGTATGGCAGTGTTGGTTTAAACGAAACATTGGCGTTACGGAATGCATTACAGCACGCACTGTTGAAGGCACAAAACGAATTGGATTACGATACGAGAAAGGCGTTAGAGTTTTCACAGGTTCCACAAGAACAAACTGAACAACGAAGCATCGACATCCGAGCGTGTAAAGACCATGAACAAACTGAGATTTTACGGTCTGCCATTCAGGTTTTAGAAAATAATCAAAAGCGGCTGCTGGTTTTTGAGCTGATGCTCGAACCGATGTTAAAAAAGGAAATACTTAGCGTGTTCGGTGTGTTGTTGCGAGAGGAGGCATCTCGGTGA